AAGGATCCGAGATGTTCGTCGCCGGCAAAGAACGCAGGGCGGAACGCGCGCTCGGCATCACTTTGAAAGACGGAAGCGCCTGGATGGACGGGATTCTCTCTCGCAAAAAGCAGGTCGCTTCTCGTTTTATGGATGCATCGTGAAATGGACCTCGGTGGCGGTCGCGTTCATTATGACCGGCCTGTCCCTCTATGGATTCTATGAGATCACCGATGACATCAACACATCCGATGCAATCCTGCGCTTCGATAATATGGTCACCGAAAAAATTCAATCATTGCGAACGCCGAGTTTCGATGTATTCATGAAGTTCATGACCTATGCCGGCGGCTTCATCGGTGTCACTCTTTTGACGCTCACACTTTTTCTCTATCTGAGACATATCGGTCGCGTCGACGATGCGAACTTCACTCTCGCACTCGTCATGCTGGGCGCCGGCTTGGCGAATGTGCTCAAGCTGGTGCTTAAACGCGTGCGTCCCGAGGCGGCGCTCGCACTCATCACGCTTCCCTCGTCCTCGAGTTTACCCTCCGGACACTCCATGGCAAGTATGTGCTTCGCACTGGCCGCCATGGAGGTGATACTCGTCGCTCCAACGCCTTCGCTTTTCGTGAAGGCGTTGGCATGCGCGGGGTGCCTCATCTATGCGGTGCTCGTCGGTGTGTCTCGCGTCTACCTCGGCGTTCATTATCCCAGTGATGTGGCGGCGGCTTGGCTTTTGGCGGTGGCGGTGATCTCGGGCGCGACTGCGCTCAATCGCATCGGGCACATCGGACGTCATTCTCTGAGGTGATTGCGCGTAGTTCGCATGCTCTCAGCGTGCGAGAGGTAAGGTGACCGTGAAACAGGTACCCTTACCGAAATCGGACGATACCGAAATTTCGCCACCTATCTCCCTCACGGCGTGTTTTACCAGCGCCAAACCGAGGCCGGTACCTCCGCTTCTGCGTGACCTGCTTTTATCCACACGATAAAATCTTTCGAATATTCGCGATATGTCTTCGGGCGCAATTCCGATTCCGGTGTCGCACACGCTGATGACTCCGCTGGATTTCTCGCACCCGACCGTCACTGTGACGGTGCCTCGATCCGTGTAGGTGAGCGCATTGTCGATGAGATTGTCGAGAATGATGGTGAGATCGGTCTCATTTGCGCGCACGAGCAACTCTTCGGTGTCATCCGTCTTGAAGATCGTTTCGAGGGATACATTCTCATCGG
This DNA window, taken from Coriobacteriia bacterium, encodes the following:
- a CDS encoding phosphatase PAP2 family protein, with translation MKWTSVAVAFIMTGLSLYGFYEITDDINTSDAILRFDNMVTEKIQSLRTPSFDVFMKFMTYAGGFIGVTLLTLTLFLYLRHIGRVDDANFTLALVMLGAGLANVLKLVLKRVRPEAALALITLPSSSSLPSGHSMASMCFALAAMEVILVAPTPSLFVKALACAGCLIYAVLVGVSRVYLGVHYPSDVAAAWLLAVAVISGATALNRIGHIGRHSLR